The following are encoded together in the bacterium genome:
- a CDS encoding efflux transporter outer membrane subunit, translating into MVGPDYRPPEPDVPARWSEAPGQAEPSPGPSRWWETFRDVQLDSLVDRAVAANLDVKLAEARVREARANRTIAAAPLFPWIDSSASYSRSQQSVNSFQSPRFADVGGLAKPTSLYQAGFDASWEIDVFGGTRRGMEAAAAELEAQLLERGNVLLTLIAEVARNYVELRGAQRQLEVARQNLAFQRDTLELTRARFQGGLASELDVARAAAQVETTAAEIPLVERNYKAGVHRLSVLLAEAPGSLSDELTATRPIPEAPPALPPGLPSDLLRQRPDVGQAERQLAAATARVGVATADLFPKFSITGAAGLESISASDWFTGASKAWSFGPTISWPIFRGGQIVATIEVRNAQEEQALLFYGQTVLTALEDVENAIVAYTRERMRRASLSEAVVANQRAVDLAQQLYVRGLTDFLDVLDAQGNLLRSQTALTISDTSVSSSLIALYKALGGGWELFPPPADERSTVAALLPGS; encoded by the coding sequence CGCCCGCTGGAGCGAAGCGCCCGGCCAGGCCGAGCCGAGCCCGGGCCCGTCGCGCTGGTGGGAGACGTTCCGCGACGTGCAGCTCGACTCGCTGGTCGACCGCGCCGTCGCCGCCAACCTCGACGTGAAGCTCGCCGAGGCGCGCGTGCGCGAGGCGCGCGCCAACCGCACCATCGCCGCGGCGCCGCTGTTTCCCTGGATCGACTCGTCCGCATCCTACTCGCGCAGCCAGCAGAGCGTGAACAGCTTCCAGAGCCCGCGCTTCGCGGACGTCGGCGGGCTCGCGAAACCGACGTCGCTCTACCAGGCCGGCTTCGACGCGAGCTGGGAGATCGACGTCTTCGGCGGCACCCGGCGCGGCATGGAGGCCGCCGCCGCGGAGCTCGAGGCGCAGCTGCTCGAGCGCGGCAACGTCCTCCTGACGCTCATCGCCGAGGTGGCGCGCAACTACGTCGAGCTCCGCGGCGCCCAGCGCCAACTCGAGGTCGCACGGCAGAACCTCGCGTTCCAACGGGACACGCTGGAGCTGACGCGTGCGCGCTTCCAGGGCGGCCTCGCGAGCGAGCTCGACGTTGCGCGCGCGGCGGCGCAGGTGGAGACGACGGCGGCCGAGATCCCCCTCGTCGAGCGCAACTACAAGGCGGGCGTGCACCGCCTGAGCGTGCTGCTCGCCGAGGCGCCGGGATCCCTCTCGGACGAGCTCACCGCGACGCGGCCGATCCCCGAAGCACCGCCGGCGCTGCCGCCCGGCCTGCCGTCGGACCTCTTGCGCCAGCGCCCCGACGTCGGCCAGGCCGAGCGCCAGCTCGCCGCGGCGACGGCGCGCGTCGGCGTGGCGACGGCCGACCTCTTCCCGAAGTTCTCCATCACCGGCGCCGCGGGGCTGGAGAGCATCTCGGCGTCGGACTGGTTCACCGGCGCCAGCAAAGCGTGGTCGTTCGGCCCGACGATCTCGTGGCCCATCTTCCGCGGCGGGCAGATCGTCGCCACGATCGAGGTGCGCAACGCCCAGGAGGAGCAGGCGCTGCTCTTCTACGGGCAGACCGTGCTGACGGCGCTCGAGGACGTGGAGAACGCCATCGTCGCCTATACGCGCGAGCGCATGCGGCGGGCGTCGCTGTCGGAGGCGGTGGTCGCGAACCAGCGCGCCGTCGACCTGGCGCAGCAGCTCTACGTCCGCGGCCTGACCGACTTCCTCGACGTGCTCGACGCGCAGGGCAACCTGCTGCGCAGCCAGACGGCGCTGACGATCTCGGACACGTCGGTCTCGTCGAGCCTGATCGCGCTGTACAAGGCGCTGGGTGGGGGCTGGGAGCTGTTCCCGCCGCCGGCGGACGAGCGGTCGACGGTCGCCGCGCTCCTGCCGGGCAGCTAA
- a CDS encoding FAD-binding oxidoreductase, whose amino-acid sequence MNRAALRVSGPVIAQGDAGFEAACATLLWNRLRPERRPEVIVRATSADDVVAAVRFARAEGLRVAVRSGGHSWCGAPLRDGGLLLDLGALDAVEIDGRRRVARVGPAVQGGAFARRLAAGGLCFPIGHCPTVALGGYLLGGGLGWNSGAWGPACASIAGIDVVTAAGELLHADARHDLLWAARGGGLGFPGIVTRFHLALQPLPRAITSVTVVHALHDAAEVIETLADATLPRELEVVAILGQAPPPAAAHCRDAGGRACIVGATVFADDATHASDVLRRLLHGRVGTGCLLRDEPQGSPLEVLGDATAAAFPTWHRYLAETAWIDAPPRDVVPILATRVRDAPSPRSQVLCAIPQASDAFDGAWSMSARMLALAYAVWDDPADDDANRAWHRELVAALDPLTVGRYAGESDLAWRPAQAEASFSPSSWLRLEAIRRRWDPDGTLHGWF is encoded by the coding sequence GTGAACCGCGCGGCGCTGCGCGTCTCGGGTCCGGTGATCGCGCAGGGCGACGCCGGGTTCGAGGCGGCCTGCGCCACGCTGCTGTGGAATCGCCTCCGTCCGGAGCGGCGGCCGGAGGTGATCGTGCGCGCGACGTCGGCGGACGACGTCGTCGCGGCGGTGCGGTTCGCGCGGGCCGAAGGGCTGCGGGTCGCCGTGCGGAGCGGCGGGCACAGCTGGTGCGGCGCACCGCTGCGCGACGGCGGCCTGCTCCTCGACCTCGGCGCGCTGGACGCGGTCGAGATCGACGGGCGCCGGCGCGTGGCGCGCGTCGGCCCGGCCGTACAGGGCGGCGCCTTCGCGCGCCGGCTCGCCGCCGGCGGCCTCTGCTTCCCCATCGGCCACTGCCCGACCGTCGCGCTGGGCGGCTATCTCCTCGGCGGCGGCCTCGGCTGGAACTCGGGCGCCTGGGGCCCGGCGTGCGCGAGCATCGCGGGCATCGACGTGGTGACCGCGGCCGGGGAGCTGCTCCACGCCGACGCTCGGCACGACCTCCTGTGGGCGGCGCGTGGTGGGGGCCTCGGCTTCCCGGGTATCGTGACCCGCTTCCACCTGGCGCTGCAGCCGCTGCCGCGCGCGATCACCTCGGTGACCGTCGTGCATGCCCTGCACGACGCGGCGGAGGTGATCGAGACGCTCGCCGACGCGACCCTGCCCCGCGAGCTCGAGGTCGTCGCGATCCTCGGCCAGGCACCGCCCCCGGCCGCCGCGCACTGCCGCGACGCGGGCGGGCGCGCCTGCATCGTCGGCGCGACGGTGTTCGCCGACGACGCGACCCACGCGTCGGACGTGCTGCGCCGGCTGCTGCACGGCCGCGTCGGCACGGGCTGTCTCCTGCGCGACGAGCCGCAGGGCTCGCCGCTCGAGGTGCTCGGCGACGCCACGGCGGCCGCATTCCCGACGTGGCACCGCTATCTCGCCGAGACGGCGTGGATCGACGCCCCGCCGCGCGACGTCGTGCCGATCCTGGCGACGCGCGTCCGTGACGCACCGTCGCCGCGCTCGCAGGTCCTCTGCGCGATCCCGCAGGCGTCGGACGCCTTCGACGGCGCCTGGTCGATGTCGGCGCGCATGCTGGCGCTGGCATACGCGGTCTGGGACGACCCGGCAGACGACGACGCGAACCGCGCCTGGCATCGCGAGCTGGTCGCCGCGCTCGATCCGCTGACCGTGGGCCGCTACGCCGGCGAGTCCGACCTGGCGTGGCGGCCGGCGCAGGCCGAGGCATCCTTCTCGCCGTCGAGCTGGCTGCGGCTGGAGGCGATCCGGCGACGCTGGGATCCCGACGGCACGCTGCACGGCTGGTTCTGA
- a CDS encoding antibiotic biosynthesis monooxygenase, translated as MILEVAALRIRSGQSGAFEAAFRRAQAIIRAVPGYLSHELQRCVEREDEYVLLVRWRSLEDHERGFRGSPGYQEWKALLHHFYDPFPTVLHYEAVEGVGRS; from the coding sequence GTGATCCTCGAGGTCGCCGCGCTCCGCATCCGCTCCGGGCAGTCGGGCGCGTTCGAGGCCGCCTTTCGCCGGGCCCAGGCGATCATCCGCGCAGTGCCCGGCTACCTCTCGCACGAGTTGCAGCGGTGCGTGGAGCGCGAGGACGAGTACGTGCTCCTGGTGCGATGGCGCTCGCTCGAGGATCACGAGCGGGGGTTCCGCGGCTCGCCCGGGTATCAGGAGTGGAAGGCGCTCCTGCATCATTTCTACGATCCGTTCCCGACCGTGCTGCACTACGAGGCGGTCGAGGGGGTCGGACGCTCCTGA
- a CDS encoding nuclear transport factor 2 family protein, which yields MIDKHDIERALDAINAAENALAELGVEGVIAAIDRTMAPSVEGWMNGGHRPDREAERAVERWLFAELPDYHRSIERSVIEPPRAAIGWRIRGTSRSLGRRLEIVGASHFELDDEGRIARYWVYVDQSAFQP from the coding sequence ATGATCGACAAGCACGACATCGAGCGCGCTCTCGACGCCATCAACGCAGCCGAAAACGCGCTGGCCGAGCTCGGTGTCGAGGGCGTCATCGCCGCGATCGATCGTACGATGGCGCCGTCGGTCGAAGGTTGGATGAACGGCGGGCATCGGCCGGATCGCGAGGCGGAGAGGGCCGTCGAGCGCTGGCTCTTCGCCGAGCTGCCCGACTACCACCGGTCGATCGAGCGGTCGGTCATCGAGCCGCCGCGGGCGGCGATCGGCTGGCGGATCCGCGGGACCAGCAGGTCGCTCGGCCGCAGGCTCGAGATCGTCGGCGCGTCGCATTTCGAGCTCGACGACGAGGGACGGATCGCGCGCTACTGGGTCTACGTCGACCAGAGTGCCTTCCAACCGTGA
- a CDS encoding DEAD/DEAH box helicase translates to MLPGTDWASLYDAVKDECRSGLWAQGVGLARNGAVSASGEGGGGTWSFRVGAAATVTLHPGDAEWDCDCGSRIDPCAHVAAAAIAVRQNPDAVFAAAAARRHVRYELSIAGDAITLQRSLATPDGAAEPLGDLGASGATPSATDVVLDRLLRDTRTRAIAAASFAPFLRALADAEDVHLAGDPVRVSRDPAFPKARVQDGADGGVEVVVTADPEVAAVVASGIVRTGDTLRPMGVTGRYGARWERLPARRTYAPAAFAEVVGRVLPELEREIDVEVATTRLPGRTGATPPWVRFNLETVEQAIELRPELVYGDPPVARVEAGRLVHLRGAVPRRDEAAEHRLELRLRDDLHLALGRRVRLAGADAARLLSGIRTFDDGRPPAARARTTDVALTPRLVGAGADAAVVFEAPDGTQRATAEAVVGAWRDGLSLVPLGGGFGAVPSGWLAKHGHLVTELLSAREAGGGRVPRAAMPLVAEVCEAFDQPPPFDAGRLTALLEAGAVDVPADFTGTLRPYQRDGVAWLIARRDADLGAVLADDMGLGKTIQALCALRGRTLVVCPRSVIHNWQAEIARFRPSLRVALYHGPRREPCDADVTITTYATLRNDADVLVATRWDTVVLDEAQAIKNPDSQTARAAYALDAGFRLSLSGTPVENRLDELWSQMHFANRGLLGGRRDFAERYETPVADGDARAAERLRRRIGPFVLRRLKREVAQDLPPRTDAVLTCELEPSERAVYDAVRAAARADVARRLGDGGNVLAALEALLRLRQAACHVGLVPGHEAATSSKVEALLDALGDAVADGHKALVFSQWTSLLDRVEPHLRGNAIPFTRLDGSTRDRAGVVDAFQRADGPPVMLVSLTAGGTGLNLTAADHVFLLDPWWNPAVEDQAADRAHRIGQDRPVLVYRMVAKDTVEERVLALQAQKRGVAEAALGSGSAGGALTRDDILALLD, encoded by the coding sequence ATGCTTCCCGGGACGGACTGGGCGTCGCTGTACGACGCGGTCAAGGACGAATGCCGCAGCGGCCTGTGGGCCCAGGGCGTCGGCCTCGCCCGCAACGGCGCGGTCAGCGCCTCCGGAGAGGGCGGCGGCGGTACGTGGAGCTTCCGCGTCGGCGCGGCGGCGACCGTGACGCTGCACCCCGGCGACGCCGAGTGGGACTGCGACTGCGGCAGCCGCATCGACCCGTGCGCCCACGTCGCAGCGGCGGCGATCGCCGTGCGCCAGAACCCGGATGCGGTCTTTGCGGCGGCGGCCGCGCGCCGGCACGTACGCTACGAGCTGTCGATCGCCGGCGACGCGATCACGTTGCAGCGCTCGCTCGCGACGCCGGACGGGGCCGCCGAGCCGCTCGGCGACCTCGGCGCATCGGGCGCGACGCCGAGCGCGACCGACGTGGTGCTCGATCGCCTGCTGCGCGACACCCGCACGCGTGCCATCGCGGCCGCGTCGTTCGCGCCGTTCCTGCGCGCGCTCGCCGATGCCGAGGACGTCCATCTCGCCGGCGATCCCGTGCGCGTGTCGCGCGATCCCGCCTTCCCGAAGGCACGCGTGCAGGATGGCGCGGACGGCGGCGTCGAGGTCGTCGTCACCGCCGACCCGGAGGTCGCGGCGGTCGTGGCGTCGGGCATCGTGCGCACCGGCGACACGCTGCGGCCGATGGGCGTCACGGGACGGTACGGTGCGCGATGGGAGCGGCTGCCGGCACGTCGCACGTACGCCCCTGCCGCGTTCGCCGAGGTCGTCGGCCGCGTGCTGCCGGAGCTGGAGCGCGAGATCGACGTCGAGGTCGCGACCACGCGCCTGCCGGGGCGGACCGGAGCGACGCCGCCGTGGGTCCGGTTCAACCTCGAGACCGTCGAGCAGGCGATCGAGCTGCGGCCCGAGCTGGTCTACGGCGATCCCCCCGTCGCCCGCGTCGAGGCCGGGCGCCTGGTGCATCTGCGCGGCGCCGTTCCGCGCCGCGACGAGGCGGCGGAGCATCGCCTCGAGCTGCGCCTGCGAGACGATCTGCACCTGGCGCTCGGCCGGCGCGTACGCCTCGCCGGTGCGGATGCGGCGCGCCTCCTGTCCGGCATCCGTACCTTCGACGACGGGCGGCCGCCGGCAGCGCGTGCGCGTACCACGGACGTTGCCCTCACCCCGCGTCTCGTCGGCGCGGGCGCGGACGCCGCCGTCGTCTTCGAGGCGCCCGACGGCACGCAGCGCGCGACGGCCGAGGCCGTCGTCGGGGCATGGCGCGACGGCCTGTCGCTCGTGCCGCTCGGCGGCGGCTTCGGCGCCGTGCCGTCGGGGTGGCTCGCGAAGCACGGGCACCTCGTCACCGAGCTGCTGTCGGCGCGCGAGGCCGGCGGCGGGCGTGTGCCGCGTGCGGCGATGCCGCTCGTCGCCGAGGTGTGCGAGGCGTTCGACCAGCCGCCGCCGTTCGATGCCGGACGGCTGACGGCGCTGCTCGAAGCCGGCGCGGTCGACGTGCCGGCCGACTTCACCGGCACGCTGCGGCCGTATCAGCGCGACGGCGTCGCCTGGCTGATCGCCCGCCGCGACGCGGACCTCGGCGCCGTGCTGGCCGACGACATGGGCCTCGGCAAGACGATCCAGGCGCTCTGCGCGTTGCGCGGCCGCACGCTCGTCGTCTGCCCGCGCAGCGTGATCCACAACTGGCAGGCGGAGATCGCACGCTTCCGCCCGAGCCTGCGCGTCGCGCTCTACCACGGGCCGCGCCGCGAGCCGTGCGACGCCGACGTGACGATCACGACGTATGCGACGCTGCGCAACGACGCCGACGTCCTCGTCGCGACGCGCTGGGACACGGTCGTCCTCGACGAGGCGCAGGCGATCAAGAACCCCGACAGCCAGACGGCGCGCGCGGCGTACGCGCTCGACGCGGGCTTCCGCCTGTCGCTCTCGGGCACGCCGGTCGAGAACCGGCTCGACGAGCTGTGGAGCCAGATGCACTTCGCCAACCGCGGCCTCCTCGGCGGCCGGCGCGACTTCGCGGAGCGCTACGAGACGCCGGTCGCCGACGGCGACGCCCGCGCCGCGGAGCGGCTGCGGCGCCGCATCGGCCCGTTCGTGCTCCGGCGTTTGAAGCGCGAGGTGGCGCAGGACCTGCCGCCGCGCACCGACGCGGTGCTGACCTGCGAGCTCGAGCCGTCGGAGCGTGCCGTCTACGACGCGGTCCGCGCCGCTGCGCGCGCCGACGTCGCCCGGCGGCTCGGCGACGGCGGCAACGTTCTCGCGGCGCTGGAGGCGTTGCTGCGCCTGCGCCAGGCGGCCTGTCACGTCGGCCTCGTGCCCGGGCACGAGGCGGCGACGTCGTCGAAGGTCGAGGCGCTGCTCGACGCGCTCGGCGATGCCGTCGCCGACGGCCACAAGGCGCTCGTGTTCTCGCAGTGGACGAGCCTCCTCGACCGCGTCGAGCCGCATCTGCGCGGGAACGCGATCCCGTTCACCCGCCTCGACGGCAGCACGCGCGATCGTGCCGGCGTGGTCGACGCGTTCCAGCGCGCCGACGGCCCGCCGGTGATGCTCGTCTCGCTCACCGCGGGCGGCACGGGTCTCAACCTCACCGCCGCCGACCACGTCTTCCTGCTCGACCCGTGGTGGAACCCCGCCGTCGAGGACCAGGCCGCCGACCGCGCGCACCGCATCGGCCAGGATCGGCCCGTCCTCGTCTACCGCATGGTCGCGAAGGACACGGTCGAGGAGCGCGTGCTCGCGCTGCAGGCCCAGAAGCGAGGCGTCGCCGAGGCGGCGCTCGGCAGCGGCAGCGCCGGCGGGGCATTGACGCGGGACGACATCCTGGCGCTGCTCGATTGA
- a CDS encoding CoA transferase: MTTTPSAGLLAGVRIIESAMLGPGGVAMHLADLGADVIKVEGPGGDYVRKMAFPIVDGISMLHWHLNRGKKSMILDLKTPDGVATYLELVRGADAVIEGMRPGALARRGLGFDDLKTVNPRIVFCTHSGYGMTGPYKDMPSHGIAYDAWAGVARPFVNDDGMPTIPSYTAVGINAGPLYAALGICAAIIRARATGRPCWFEVAQCDAAAAFNWNGIEGNKAYERPEDEVTGNDGDGKGPRRPVGDDSMKESVRYQYYRSKDGLVLFMASEREFWKNFCEGIGKPEMFTGNPGAKYADHARGNVALRRELAEIFASRTTAEWVEFGQKVNTPICPVNTVKTIPRDPQFQARLAMRPYTEAGTDLMPSPIRPIGEDLPVPTIAAREPGRDTDAVLRDVLGYDDAKIAALRAAKALG, translated from the coding sequence ATGACCACGACGCCCTCCGCCGGCCTCCTCGCCGGCGTCCGCATCATCGAAAGCGCCATGCTCGGCCCGGGCGGGGTGGCGATGCACCTCGCCGACCTCGGCGCCGACGTCATCAAGGTGGAGGGGCCCGGCGGCGACTACGTCCGCAAGATGGCCTTCCCCATCGTCGACGGCATCTCGATGCTCCACTGGCACCTGAACCGCGGCAAGAAGAGCATGATCCTCGATCTGAAGACGCCGGACGGCGTCGCGACGTATCTCGAGCTGGTGCGCGGCGCCGATGCGGTGATCGAGGGCATGCGCCCGGGCGCGCTCGCGCGGCGCGGCCTCGGCTTCGACGATCTCAAGACGGTGAACCCGCGCATCGTCTTCTGCACGCACTCGGGCTACGGCATGACCGGCCCATACAAGGACATGCCGAGCCACGGCATCGCCTACGACGCGTGGGCCGGCGTCGCGCGGCCGTTCGTCAACGACGACGGCATGCCGACGATCCCCTCGTACACCGCCGTCGGCATCAACGCCGGGCCGCTCTACGCCGCGCTCGGCATCTGCGCCGCGATCATCCGCGCGCGTGCCACCGGACGGCCGTGCTGGTTCGAGGTCGCGCAGTGCGACGCCGCCGCGGCGTTCAACTGGAACGGCATCGAGGGCAACAAGGCGTACGAGCGTCCCGAAGACGAGGTCACCGGCAACGACGGCGACGGCAAGGGCCCGCGGCGACCCGTCGGCGACGACTCGATGAAGGAGTCGGTGCGCTACCAGTACTACCGCTCGAAGGACGGCCTCGTCCTGTTCATGGCCTCCGAGCGGGAGTTCTGGAAGAACTTCTGCGAGGGCATCGGCAAGCCGGAGATGTTCACCGGCAATCCGGGCGCGAAGTACGCCGACCACGCGCGCGGCAACGTCGCCCTGCGGCGCGAGCTCGCCGAGATCTTCGCGTCGCGCACGACCGCCGAGTGGGTCGAGTTCGGCCAGAAGGTGAACACGCCCATCTGCCCGGTGAACACCGTGAAGACGATCCCGCGCGACCCGCAGTTCCAGGCGCGGCTGGCGATGCGGCCGTACACCGAGGCGGGCACCGACCTCATGCCGTCGCCGATCAGGCCGATCGGCGAAGACCTGCCCGTGCCGACGATCGCCGCGCGCGAGCCCGGACGCGACACCGACGCGGTGCTGCGCGACGTCCTCGGCTACGACGACGCGAAGATCGCGGCCTTGCGGGCGGCGAAGGCGCTCGGGTGA
- a CDS encoding mechanosensitive ion channel → MDSAPLTTTPASAVGLGAAWQRLDGILQTAIGLLPLLAAAAVVVALAVFVANRGQAMVVRGIERRGRRHNLALVLGRFAQVALLCLGVLVALSIVVPSFQLADLINVLGIGSVAIGFAFRDVLQNFLAGVLLLLNEPFRIGDRVVFGGYEGRVEEIATRDTKLLTDDGDIVVIPNGKLFTESVLVRNRGAAPSLARAAQRR, encoded by the coding sequence GTGGACTCCGCCCCGCTCACCACCACCCCCGCGTCCGCCGTCGGGCTCGGCGCCGCCTGGCAGCGGCTCGACGGCATCCTGCAGACGGCGATCGGTCTGCTGCCGCTGCTCGCCGCCGCCGCCGTCGTCGTCGCGCTGGCCGTCTTCGTCGCCAACCGCGGTCAGGCGATGGTGGTGCGCGGCATCGAGCGCCGCGGCCGCCGCCACAACCTCGCCCTGGTCCTCGGCCGCTTCGCGCAGGTGGCGCTCCTGTGCCTCGGCGTTCTCGTGGCGCTGTCGATCGTGGTGCCGTCGTTCCAGCTGGCCGACCTGATCAACGTCCTCGGCATCGGCTCGGTCGCGATCGGCTTCGCGTTCCGCGACGTGCTGCAGAACTTCCTCGCCGGCGTGCTGCTGCTCCTGAACGAGCCGTTCCGCATCGGCGACCGCGTCGTCTTCGGCGGCTACGAGGGGCGCGTCGAGGAGATCGCGACCCGTGACACCAAGCTACTGACGGACGACGGCGACATCGTCGTGATCCCGAATGGGAAGCTCTTCACGGAGTCGGTGCTGGTGAGGAACCGGGGGGCGGCGCCGTCGCTGGCGCGGGCGGCGCAGCGGCGTTAG
- a CDS encoding cupin domain-containing protein, whose amino-acid sequence MPPTHTATNPRTGEQVAFVAETLDLLVMDVLWTRPGHRAVEHLHPGMEERFAVVEGRAAWRLGGEGGANVDGGPGTVVTVPPGVVHLAWNPTDAPVRLRIEMRPALRWREFTTRLFAGESPAALLAEFAPEVRLP is encoded by the coding sequence ATGCCGCCCACCCACACCGCGACGAATCCACGCACCGGCGAGCAGGTGGCGTTCGTCGCCGAGACCCTCGATCTGCTCGTGATGGACGTGCTGTGGACGCGGCCGGGACACCGCGCCGTCGAGCACCTGCATCCCGGGATGGAGGAGCGCTTCGCCGTCGTCGAGGGCCGTGCCGCCTGGCGGCTCGGGGGCGAGGGCGGCGCGAACGTCGACGGCGGCCCCGGCACCGTCGTCACCGTTCCCCCCGGCGTCGTGCACCTGGCCTGGAATCCCACCGACGCGCCGGTCCGACTGCGGATCGAGATGCGCCCCGCGCTGCGCTGGCGGGAGTTCACCACGCGCCTGTTCGCCGGCGAGAGCCCCGCCGCGCTGCTGGCCGAGTTCGCGCCCGAGGTCCGCCTGCCGTGA
- a CDS encoding class I SAM-dependent methyltransferase yields the protein MSERDNDYADTSALPGRVAQAALLAARFGFRNSSAIVYAPLLQMLAAQVRGGVIAEMGTGVGVGTAWMALAMSSDSRLVTIEKDAPRAHAVAELFADDPRITVLRGDALDIAAHGPFDFVYCDAGPGKIERQEVTLAMTRPGGVILLDDLSPTRTDLAWWLRCPDVVTATIWLTPELGAILAVRR from the coding sequence ATGAGCGAGCGCGACAACGACTACGCCGACACCAGCGCCCTTCCCGGGCGCGTCGCGCAGGCGGCGCTGCTGGCGGCGCGGTTCGGCTTCCGGAACTCGAGCGCCATCGTCTATGCGCCGCTGCTCCAGATGCTCGCCGCCCAGGTGCGCGGCGGCGTGATCGCCGAGATGGGGACGGGCGTCGGCGTCGGCACGGCGTGGATGGCGCTCGCGATGTCGTCCGACTCCCGCCTCGTGACGATCGAGAAGGACGCGCCGCGCGCGCATGCCGTCGCCGAGCTCTTCGCCGACGACCCGCGCATCACGGTCCTGCGGGGAGACGCCCTGGACATCGCCGCCCACGGGCCGTTCGACTTCGTCTACTGCGATGCGGGGCCGGGCAAGATCGAGCGCCAGGAGGTGACGCTGGCGATGACGCGTCCGGGCGGCGTGATCCTGCTCGACGATCTCAGCCCGACGCGCACCGATCTCGCCTGGTGGCTGCGCTGTCCCGACGTCGTGACCGCCACGATCTGGCTGACGCCCGAGCTGGGCGCCATCCTCGCCGTGCGCCGCTGA
- a CDS encoding M15 family metallopeptidase, translating to MSYDATRQHVANRGRPPESFLDQLVGWGKVAPDDIFVPNTVSDIYSSVKNTLGPWQGLYHRRAVMLEVMRVLAGFESSWDWNEGRDVSNPNSDTPEEIEAGAWQVSANSMRFGPELSDLVRQHTGGSTDPEAFQARMKSDHSLAMEYVARLLRRTTRHHGPVRDHHIHAWLRRDAVDEFLDLLGRRDGMAVERGGAEIGWDSTAIGGGRLRTPHGLQEIEEMFGRPNNRDGTLNEAWEAENIRRIEPPLGWQLYYQDDHRGLVRVSGIRLHRKLEGSFRDVLSAVWDRAKREIGGSVPDEVVRNWLHERCLDQHVGGFNYRAIRGATRLSLHSYGIAIDWDGKHNPRGRSTYTLPDWWYAVWKDHGWSDGRHFSTPDPMHVQFATGA from the coding sequence ATGAGCTACGACGCAACGCGGCAGCACGTTGCCAATCGGGGTAGGCCGCCCGAGTCCTTTCTCGACCAGCTCGTCGGATGGGGGAAGGTCGCGCCCGACGATATATTCGTGCCGAACACGGTGAGCGACATCTACTCGAGCGTGAAGAATACGCTGGGACCCTGGCAGGGGCTCTACCATCGGCGCGCGGTGATGTTGGAAGTGATGCGGGTTCTCGCCGGCTTCGAGTCCTCTTGGGATTGGAACGAAGGTCGGGACGTCTCGAATCCCAATTCCGACACGCCGGAGGAGATCGAGGCGGGCGCATGGCAGGTCAGCGCCAACTCCATGCGCTTCGGGCCGGAGCTCAGTGACCTCGTTCGACAGCACACCGGAGGTTCGACGGATCCCGAAGCGTTCCAGGCGCGGATGAAGTCCGATCATTCGCTTGCGATGGAGTATGTCGCTCGCCTACTGCGCCGGACGACGCGTCACCATGGTCCCGTCCGCGACCACCACATCCACGCCTGGCTTCGCCGAGATGCGGTCGATGAGTTCCTCGATCTACTGGGTCGGCGTGACGGGATGGCCGTGGAACGCGGAGGTGCAGAGATCGGGTGGGACAGCACGGCCATCGGCGGCGGGCGACTTCGTACGCCGCACGGCCTTCAAGAGATCGAGGAGATGTTCGGCAGGCCGAACAATCGGGATGGTACGCTCAACGAGGCGTGGGAAGCCGAGAACATCCGCCGAATCGAGCCCCCTCTCGGCTGGCAGCTCTACTACCAAGACGACCACCGCGGGCTCGTCCGTGTCTCGGGCATTCGCTTGCATCGTAAGCTCGAGGGTAGCTTCCGCGATGTGCTCTCGGCCGTCTGGGATCGCGCTAAGCGAGAGATCGGTGGCTCGGTGCCCGATGAGGTTGTTCGCAACTGGCTCCACGAGCGGTGCCTCGATCAGCATGTCGGGGGGTTCAATTATCGAGCGATCAGGGGTGCGACGCGGCTCTCGCTGCACTCCTACGGGATAGCAATCGACTGGGACGGGAAGCACAACCCGCGAGGTCGCTCGACCTACACACTCCCGGATTGGTGGTACGCCGTGTGGAAAGACCACGGCTGGTCGGATGGTCGCCACTTCTCCACGCCGGATCCGATGCACGTCCAATTCGCGACTGGAGCTTGA
- a CDS encoding acylphosphatase, with product MVPADSPLPPPAPPADAPRRVHVYVTGKVQGVGYRDFVKTEADRFGLTGWVKNLPDGRVEMVAEGPRGGVDALVASMSTGPRQAEVEDVQVTDQPYQGEFKMFTRE from the coding sequence ATGGTCCCGGCCGACAGCCCGCTGCCGCCGCCCGCGCCGCCGGCCGACGCGCCTCGGCGCGTGCACGTCTACGTGACCGGCAAGGTCCAGGGCGTCGGCTATCGCGACTTCGTGAAGACCGAGGCCGACCGCTTCGGTCTCACCGGCTGGGTGAAGAACCTGCCGGACGGGCGCGTCGAGATGGTCGCCGAGGGGCCGCGCGGCGGCGTGGACGCCCTGGTCGCGTCGATGTCGACCGGGCCGCGCCAGGCGGAGGTCGAGGACGTCCAGGTCACGGACCAGCCGTACCAGGGCGAGTTCAAGATGTTCACCCGCGAGTGA